The nucleotide window AGCCCGCTTCCCGCATAGCCGGAAACCACTCTTTTCCGCCCCATTCGGCCGCGTCGGCCCACATGCTGGTCACCAGCGTGTTATCATTGAGCACTTTGCGGCAGCGCTCCTGTTTCACAAACTCCAGCATCTTGGTCGCGCCCGAAACAACCGAATCATAATCCTGGTCCCCAATCCATTCCACATCGAGCCATTCGGAGAAATAGTCGTAGCGGATGCTGATCTGGGAGGTCTCGTAAAGCAGGCGTTGACCCATACAACTGTAGTAGTAAGCGAAATTGTAAGCAGCTAAACTGGTCGTTGGCCTTTTAGGTTGTCGGAACAGGCAAAATGGGACCTGTTCAATAGGTAGTCAAACCGGCTCGGCAAAGCTACGGCAATTAAATATTAAAGATACTCTATGTTACTGACAACTGAGGAAACAAAAATCCCCGCTGCGCAGTGCAGCAGGGATTCTGTTGTTGTACCAGAGACGGGACTCGAACCCGTACGTCCGTGAAGACAAGGGATTTTAAGTCCCTCGTGGCTACCATTACACCACTCTGGCAAAGTCACTTCACTTGTTCTTGCTCCGGGCAACTGCTAGCGTACGCGCAGCAGTGGGGCAAAGTAACTGCAAATTTTTGATTCAGTAAGGGGTATTTACCGCCGGAAGCCGGAAGAAATCCCCGAGGAAGGCTCGAAAACAAAAAGAGGATGTTGCTGATGCAACATCCTCTTTGAGCGGGAGACGAGGTTCGAACTCGCGACCTCGACCTTGGCAAGGTCGCGCTCTACCAACTGAGCTACTCTCGCTTTTGATCTTGGCGCCGTAGTGGCGTTTTGATGTGACAAAGGTAGTACTGATTTCCTTGTTGTCAAGCACTGCCCCTAAAATAATCTTGGAAATTTTGCTTCCAGAGGGCTTTCTAGCTCATTTTCAGGGAGAAAATTTTTCAAAAATCTTCTCCCTGAAAGTAGTGGCTGCTACTCTTACTTGCCTTTGGTGCCTAAAGTCAGCTTCAGCTCGTTCAGCTTTAGCAGAGCATCGATGGGTGTGAGCGTATTGACATCCAGCTGCTGCAGCTGCTCCCGGATGCGTTCCAGCACCGGGTCGGCGGGCTCGAACATGCTGAGCTGCAGGCTGGGCCGTGGCGCTGAGGCTACGGCCGCGGCGGGCTGAGCTACCGGGCCACGGCTAGCCCGACCGTTTTTGGGCTCGGTTTCCAGGCCGGCCAGCACTTCATCAAACTCCGTAGGCCCTTCTTCGATACCGGTCGAGGCCCGCTCCTGCTCCAAGTGGTGCATGATTTCGTTGGCCCGTAATACCACGGCGGTGGGCATGCCGGCCATGCGGGCCACATGAATACCGAAGCTGTGCTCGGAACCGCCTTCCACGAGCTTGCGCATAAACAGGATGCGGCCATCGGCTTCGCGTACGGCCACGTTGTAGTTGCGCACCCGCGGGCAGTCTTCGGCCAACTGGTTGAGTTCGTGGTAGTGCGTTGCAAACAGCGTCTTGGCCCGAGCCTTGGGGTTGTTGTGCAGGTGCTCCACAATGGCCCAGGCAATGCTGATACCGTCGTAGGTGCTGGTGCCCCGCCCGATTTCGTCCATTAGCACCAGGCTACGGTCCGAGAGGTTATTCAGGATGCTGGCCGTTTCGGTCATCTCCACCATGAAGGTACTCTCGCCCTTGCTCAGGTTGTCGGAGGCCCCCACGCGGGTGAAGATCTTGTCGATGACGCCGATGGTAGCCGCGTCGGCGGGCACGAAGGAGCCAATCTGGGCCAGGAGCACAATCAGGGCCGTCTGGCGCAGCAGGGCCGATTTGCCGGCCATGTTGGGCCCGGTGATGACCACAATCTGCTGCTCTTCCTGGTCGAGGCAGATGTCATTGGGGATATACGACTCGCCGGGTGGCAGCTGCCGCTCAATGACGGGGTGGCGGCCGGCGCGGATGTCGAGCAGCGTGGAATCGTTGACGACGGGCTTTACATAGCGCTGCTGCCGGGCCGTGGCGGCAAAGGAAGCCAGGCAGTCGATGATGCCGATGGCGCGGGCGTTCTGCTGAATCTGGGGCACCGAGTCCATGGCCGACAAGACCAGCTCGTTGTAGATATTCTGCTCGATGACGAACAAGCGCTCCTCGGCGTGCAGAATCTTCTCCTCGTAGGTTTTGAGTTCCTCGGTGATGTAGCGCTCGGCATTTACCAGGGTCTGCTTCCGAATCCAGGTGGCGGGTACCTTGTCCTTGTGGGAGTTGGTAACTTCGAGGTAGTAGCCGAAGACCTTGTTGTAGGCCACTTTCAGGGACGAAATACCGGTGTTCTGGATTTCGCGCTGCTGGAGCTGAAACAGATAGTCCTTGCCCGAGAAGGCAATGCTGCGCAGCTCGTCCAGCTCGGCGTCAATGCCCTCGTTGAGCACGTTGCCCTGGTTGGTAAGAATGGGCGCGTCGGGACGGATTTTGGCCTTGATTTCCTCCCGCAGCGTTTCGCAGGAATTGAGCTGGTCGGCCAGCTTCTGCAGGGCGCGCATATTGGAAGCGGCCAGCAACTCCCGGATGGGCCCGATGGCATCGAGGGCGCGGCTGAGCTGCAGCAGCTCCCGCGGGTTGATGCGGCGCACGGCCACCTTGGAAATCAGCCGTTCCAGGTCGTTGATCTGCTTGAGGTGCTGTACCAAATCACCGAGCAGCTCGGGGTTGTCGAGCAGACCTTCCACCGTGTCGAGGCGGCGCTGAATCTGCAGGGGCTCCTTGAGCGGCAGCACCACCCACTTGCGCAGCAGGCGGGCCCCCATGGGCGTTACGGTCTGGTCCAGGATGTCAATCAGCGGGACGCCGCCGGGGTGCTGGGGGTGTACCAGCTCCAGGTTGCGCACCGTAAACCGGTCGAGCCACACGTACTTGTCTTCCTCCAGGCGGCCGATGCTGGCAATGTGGCCTACTTGGTCGTGCTTGGTTTCGGCCAGGTAGTGCAGAATGCAGCCCGCGGCCGTAATGCCCTCCTTGAGCCCGTCGATGCCAAAGCCCTTGAGGGAAGTGGTGTTGAAGTGGCGGGTCAGGGTTTCGTAAGTATAGTCGTAGCCAAACACCCACTCGTCGAGGGCGTAGTGGCAGAAATCCGGGCCGTAGTGCTGCTCAAACTCCGAGCGGCTTTTTTTGCAGAACAAGACTTCGGCCGGGGAGAAGTTCTGGAGCAGCTTGCCCAGGTAGGCATGGTCGCCCTGAGCCACCAGAAATTCGCCGGTGCTGATATCGAGAAAGGAAATGCCGCACTCCTGCTTGCCGAAGTGCACGGCGGCCAGGTAGTTGTTGGAGCGGCGCTCCAGCACGTTGTCGTTGAACGACACGCCGGGCGTAACCAGCTCCGTGATGCCGCGCTTGACGAGGCCCTTGGCCTGCTTGGGGTCTTCGAGCTGGTCGCAGATGGCCACACGCTGCCCGGCCCGCACCAGCTTAGGCAGGTAGGTATCCAGGGAATGGTGAGGAAAACCCGCCAACGGAGTTTCGGAGGCCGTGCCGGCCCCGCGCTTGGTCAGGGTAATGTCCAGGATGCGGGAAGCGGTAACAGCATCCTCGCCGAAGGTTTCGTAGAAGTCGCCGACGCGGAACAGCAGCAGGGCGCCGGGGTGCTGCTCTTTGAGCTGATAATACTGCTTCATCAGCGGCGTATCAATCACCGGGGCGGGCCCCAGCGTGCCGTGCATGGGCACCGGCTTCTTCGGAGTAGAGGCAGTACGCAAAGGAATAAGAGAATAAAGCGCCCGAAAGCGCCGCGGTTTACGGGGAAAGGACTACTTGCCAACAGCGGCGGCCGAACCCTGGGTTCCGGCCCGCGTGCTGCAACGGCGGGCTCGTCCTACCTTTGGGCAAAATACCTTGCTGGCAATGCGCAAAAGAACAATGGAAGAGCTGAACCGGCTCTCGGTGGCAGACTTCAAAAGTACGCAAAAATTCCCCCTCACCCTGGTGCTCGACAACGTGCGCAGCCTGCACAACGTGGGCTCGGCCTTCCGCACCGCCGATGCCTTTGCCATCGAGAAAATCTGGCTTTGCGGCATCACCGGGCGCCCTCCGCAGCGCGAAATCACGAAGACGGCCCTGGGCAGTACTGAGTCGGTGGTGTGGGAATATGCCACTACTACCGTCGAGGCGGTTCGGCAGCTCAAAGCGGCGGGCTACGT belongs to Hymenobacter cellulosilyticus and includes:
- the mutS gene encoding DNA mismatch repair protein MutS, giving the protein MHGTLGPAPVIDTPLMKQYYQLKEQHPGALLLFRVGDFYETFGEDAVTASRILDITLTKRGAGTASETPLAGFPHHSLDTYLPKLVRAGQRVAICDQLEDPKQAKGLVKRGITELVTPGVSFNDNVLERRSNNYLAAVHFGKQECGISFLDISTGEFLVAQGDHAYLGKLLQNFSPAEVLFCKKSRSEFEQHYGPDFCHYALDEWVFGYDYTYETLTRHFNTTSLKGFGIDGLKEGITAAGCILHYLAETKHDQVGHIASIGRLEEDKYVWLDRFTVRNLELVHPQHPGGVPLIDILDQTVTPMGARLLRKWVVLPLKEPLQIQRRLDTVEGLLDNPELLGDLVQHLKQINDLERLISKVAVRRINPRELLQLSRALDAIGPIRELLAASNMRALQKLADQLNSCETLREEIKAKIRPDAPILTNQGNVLNEGIDAELDELRSIAFSGKDYLFQLQQREIQNTGISSLKVAYNKVFGYYLEVTNSHKDKVPATWIRKQTLVNAERYITEELKTYEEKILHAEERLFVIEQNIYNELVLSAMDSVPQIQQNARAIGIIDCLASFAATARQQRYVKPVVNDSTLLDIRAGRHPVIERQLPPGESYIPNDICLDQEEQQIVVITGPNMAGKSALLRQTALIVLLAQIGSFVPADAATIGVIDKIFTRVGASDNLSKGESTFMVEMTETASILNNLSDRSLVLMDEIGRGTSTYDGISIAWAIVEHLHNNPKARAKTLFATHYHELNQLAEDCPRVRNYNVAVREADGRILFMRKLVEGGSEHSFGIHVARMAGMPTAVVLRANEIMHHLEQERASTGIEEGPTEFDEVLAGLETEPKNGRASRGPVAQPAAAVASAPRPSLQLSMFEPADPVLERIREQLQQLDVNTLTPIDALLKLNELKLTLGTKGK
- a CDS encoding RNA methyltransferase; protein product: MRKRTMEELNRLSVADFKSTQKFPLTLVLDNVRSLHNVGSAFRTADAFAIEKIWLCGITGRPPQREITKTALGSTESVVWEYATTTVEAVRQLKAAGYVVVAVEQTDGSQLLPTFQPQPGQAYALVMGNEVFGVDDDVLALCDAAVEIPQFGTKHSLNVSVAAGVVLWDFISKLGAVLPAL